Below is a window of Sus scrofa isolate TJ Tabasco breed Duroc chromosome 3, Sscrofa11.1, whole genome shotgun sequence DNA.
taaccactgcgccacgacgggaactccccagctgctacattattacaagaagggtggtatgaggtgagcacagctggaaaggcttacAGCTGCCTTTTTAGCCAAGGCAGGGGGAGGTTGTGCTCTAGAAACTCTTATTTCACCTGGAGCACCTTAGACCTGGATGACACTCCCGAAGGCGTGCCCCATGGAGGAGCAAAAACTCTGCACCAGGCTCCAGAAAGCTTCAAGGGCCCTGCACAAGCCCCGGAAGCAGGCAGCAGCCCTTTCCTGCACCCAAGCCAGGGCACCCCTCCACCTCTGCTGCAGGCGCTTCAGCATTTCCTCAAACAGCTCAAGGATGCGTCTGAAAGTGCTCTGCCTGGGCTCCCGGACCGCTAGCGCATAATGTGGCTGGTTGTGGCCAGGAGGCCTTCGGACTCTAGAACGGACTCCCTGCCGGACTTCGTTGAGCAGAGGACTGGATTCTGCAGGGATGGGGGGTGGTTCAGGGACCCGCCTGGGGAGAGGCAGCCCCAGTCCTGACCTTGGCTGAGGCCCTGCCTTTGGGAGAGTCCTGGTGGCAGACACCCCCCTCATGCCCCGCCTTGGACACAGGCTGCTTTCCTGCCAACAGCCCCACAGACCCCAGGACTTTTCCCAGGGGCTGGGCCTGGCCGCTCAGTTCCCCTCCAAGTCATAAACCACGAAGGTGGGGTATACCTGCCTGTCGCCCACCTGACCTCCGAGCCCAGCAGCAGGCCCGCCTGGGTGCAGCGTCATGGAATTGAGGGCAGGGCTCCAGGACGCAGGGGAGCTCTGTCCGCACGTGGCAGCACCAACacaatggggaggggggagggtctGAGACAGCAGCTCAAACTCACCGAGTCGTCGTTCTCCAGCTGAGCATCGAAAGCTCCAAGCAGGTCCTCACTGAGTCCGTCCTGGGGAGAGGAGCATGGAGGCTGCTCTCCTGCCCCTGTCACTGAGCTCTGTGGCCCCCCAGGGGTCCAGGTGAGGCCAAAGGGCGCCAGGAGCCCAGACCCAATACCCTGGCTGATGCTAACCCTGGGCGCCAACCTTTGGGGAAGGGGCGAGGCCCAGACTCACCTCCAGCTTCATCAGGGCTAACTCCACCTGCTGGGAAACAGGACGTGGTTAAAAagccctgccctctctccccttcAGTCTGATTCCCAAGAGACAGAGAGGCCtggtcccctccctcctgggtCCCAGGTGAACCAGAACTCACTCAGCTTCACCAGCAGAATCCGGGCCTCTCTTGACACTACCCCCTGCCCCGCAACCCAATACACGGGGAGGCGCTGCTTCATATTTTGGTCCTCAGAGCATCCAGGTTACATGGGACCGTGTGTGCAGATAACAATGACacaaggaattcccgttgtggctcggcggttacatccatgaggatgtgggtttgattcctggcctcgcttagtggtttaaggacctggcgttgccttgcctgtggtgtaggcccaaggctgtagctccgattagacccctagcctgggaacctttatatgctgcaggtgcggccctaaaaagacaaaaagacaataaaaaaagcGGTGAtaccaaagcctttttttttccctgtggtgtagctgccagcctacaccacagccacagtaacacggtggctgtatctgagccacatctgaaacctacaccacagctcacagcagcgtgggattcttaacacactgagcaaggccagggagcaaacccgcaacctcacggttcctagtcagattcatttccactgcgccacgacgggaactccactttttaaaaatcttcttagggccacacctagggcatatgggtggaggttcccaggctagggctccaactggagctgcaagtgctggcctacaccacagccacagcaacctcagatccgagctgtgtctgagacctccacttcagctcatggcaaccccagatccttaagccactgattgaggccagggatcgaacccacgtcctcatgggtcctagttgggttcgttattatTGGGCCGCAACAAGAACTCCAGTGACACTTAAGCTTCGGTGATCCAGCCAGTTCCCCAGACATGGTGCacactttacacacacacacacacacactcgttcTCCCCACATGTGTGCACAGCCCAGTGCCAGCAAAGCTGCACCTCCCAAGGTCTCTGGGGCCATCACTGCATCCTTGCTCAGGGGAGCCCTGTCCACACATGGCAGCACCGACAGTGAGAAAGAGTGTGCGGGGGACAAGGGGCTGAGACAGCAGCTCAAACTCACCGAGTCGTCGTCGTTCTCCAGCTGAGTATCGAAAGCTCCAAGCAGCTCCTCACTGAGTCCGTCCTGGGGAGAGGAGCGTGGAGGCTGCTCTCCTGCCCCTGTCACTGAGCTCTGCGGCCCCCACTCTGCCCCGCACCCCGACCAGACACATCCAGCTGAGGCCAAAGGGAGCTGGCTGAACCTAACCCTGGGCACCAGATGTGGGGGAGCCACAAGGCCTGAAGTCAcccccagctctcccaggccTGACTCCTAGACCTGCTGGGAAAACATGACCTGATTCAAAACCCCAACCGGCTCCACTTCCCACCTTATCCCCAAGCCCCAGCCTGGTCTCCTCTGCGTCCTGTCGCCCCCAGGTTGGAGTCTGGCCCGCTGGCattcctgccctgccctccaggcgTCCTGTGTCTGGGACATCTCCCTCAGCATCCCTCACCTGTGCACCCACCTGGCACACAGGTGTGACTATTGTCTGTGTGAGGAGGGGGCACTGAGTGGGCACCTCCTCATCCCCAAACCGGCAAACCTCCCTACCTTGCCCCAGCCAGGAGGGGACAGGAGTGGGTGATGCCCAGCCACCTGCATGTTGTCCTCAAAGAGATTTTGCAGGAAGGTGTCCACACGCTGGTGCTGTGAAGAGACAGAGTTGGGACAAAGAGGCCTGGTCCCTCTCCCTCCTGGGTCCCAGGCGGGCCAGAACTTTCTCCCCTTCACCCAGCAGAAGCCACACGGGGCAAAGAGCTTCTTACCATCTCGACCCATATTTGAGCAAAACCGCATTGGGATATCTGTGGAGGCAACAGTGACACTCAGGCTTATGTGCCTTGTCAACCACCCAGacctgttacacacacacacacacacacacacacacacacacatgcaccaagGCACACACACTCCTACACACATGCACCCCTAACCTTCCGAGGGGCCGGTGACAGCTGCCAGGAGAGAAACAGGCACTGTCCTTTCCTCTCCGAGGCGGTGCCAGAGACAGTGCTCCTCAGCCAGGGCCTCCCCCAGCCAGGTCTCAcccagagaggcaggcagggccctGTGGACGCCCCAGGAGGCTCCGCCTTAGGCCCCTCTGGTGCCAGAGATGCTGCACCAGAATCACACTGAATCACCATGGTCCTGTCTTGTCAGCCCAGTGCCACATGCAACAGGGCTAAAACCATGCCAGCCCGTGGGAACCATCAGCTGACCAAGTTGCCCTCCTGGCCGCTCAGCCCTGGGTCATCCCGCAGTGACCATTCCCCGGTCCCTTCGTCCCATGGCCCAGAGTGCctgccctggagcatctggtCCCCCTCACACCCCAGGTGGGCACTGGCACGGGGGGAGCTTGGAGTAACAGTCACTGAAGCGTGGCAGGCTTCCGGGCTGAGCCGGGCCCCTGGGGGCACGTTTTCAGGTTCCAGGAAAGCACCGCCCATGTTCCCTGGTGCAGGAAGGGTCCGCTTGGGtgtctgcctcctcctccacGCCGCCCCCCACTTCCAGCTGCTCCAGGCATGTGCAAGCTGATTGCTAGTCCAGCACCCCTGACCCCCAACCCTCTGCTCCTCACGCTGCTGCACCCACATGCACACCTGAAGGCACagaaacacacactcacagagcCACACAATCACACACTCGCATGCACAAGCAGTCACACAGACAAAAGCACACACTCGCACAAAGGCACacgcaatacacacacacacagtagcaCACATTCACACATGCAGTCACACACAAAAGCACACAcactcctacacacacacacacaaaggaatgcaggcaagcacacacacacacacacacacacacacacacacacacacacacacacacacacagaactgcTCCCAGAAGTGACCTCCCAGACAGCAATCTGGGCAGCACCACCAGGGCTGCTCCCTGAAGGGCTCAGAGCCAGAGGCAACCCTGTGGGGTCCTTTGTCACCATTCTTCAGAATTTCAGGATGGTGACAGCAGGACGCGGACCCGGCTCACTGAGAAGGGCCCCCTGACTGCCTGCATCCCAGGCCTCCAACCCCCTGCTCCCTCTCagtgccccctgcagcccagggatAATGGGCCAGACCAGGCGCAGGGGGACCCTccgcaggggtgggggcagggcccagACAGAGCAGGGACACAGGGGTGATGGGACTGAGCCCCCCTCACCCGCTCTCAGTCCCCTTGCCAACGCGCATGATGGCTCAGGGTCCCCAGCTGTCACCTGCCGGGAGGAACAGGGGTGAGGAACAGCCCGTCAGAAGCAGCCTCCCCCATCACCCCCCGCAGGTCCTCTGGCTGCTGAGcttcccccgcccccgcgccccccagcctcccctgacCCAGCAGCTTGAGATCCTACAGCCAGAGCTCCGCAGAGGTTTCTGCTGGCCCCAGAGAGCAGCGACTGAAGAGCGGGGTGGGGAgacgggggagggggagccaccccagggtggggatgcagggtgtttgtgtttgtgagggaaagggggggtgggggtaggggtggagcCGCTCTTGGGCAGGATGCAGGGCTGGGCCTGTGGGTTAGTGTGGGAAATGCAGGGGGAGCGGGGCGGCGGGGAGATGGGAGGACGCAAGACAGAACCTCGAGGCGTCTGGGGTCTGAGGCCTCGGGACAGCGAGGCTGAGTCCCGTCCACTcatggtccctggccctgggcctcCACACTGACCTGGGACAGGCccctctgaggctcagagggggggggcagagggaaaGGCCAAGCTGGGACAGCCAGGTGAGCAGTCTGAGGCACTCTGGACAAGGAAGTCATCCACGTGGGCTCAAGGAGCAGGGGGATGGGGACCAGGGCCCTTGACCCAGGGCACCCCACCTCCAAAGTCAGAGAAGGTTCTGGAGCTGCTCCTCCCTCGGGACCTGGCAAGACCCTCAAGGCCCCTGCAgtgatgccccccaccccccaagcaggGCCCGTGCTATGAGGGTCACATAGCACCCTGCAGTGTCACCGCCACATGGGCCCTGCGGCTAGGGCACAGGAAGTGGCCTTGGGTGGGGCTGAAGGAAGCCTTGCTGGCCACCAGGGCCCTGCTGTCCCAACCCCCCCTGGGCCCCACAGCCTCCCAGGGTTTGTTCCGCACAGCCTGGcccgcctcccctcccagctcagctcagccccggccctgcccctgccctgggctcccaggGCAGCCGAGCGCCACAGACCAGTGCCCGGAGCAGATTTCCTCTCCCACGTGGAGCCTGGAAGGGGCAGTCCCTGTGGGGCAGGTTTGGTTCCTTCGATAGGGCGAGGGAAGGACATGGTCCAGGCCTCCCCCAGGCTTGGAGACGCCACCTCCTCGTCTACAGGGCCGGCTCCCTAGACATCAAACCTGCTCCAAACGCtccgtgtttttgttttttgtcttttgttgttgttgctatttcttgggccgctcctgcggcatatggaggttcccaggctatgggttgaatcggagctgtagccaccggcctacgccagagccacagcaacgcgggatccgagcagcgtctgcaacctacaccacaggtcacggcaacaccggatcgttaacccactgagcaagggcagggaccgaacctgcaacctcatggttcctagtcggattcgttaaccactgcgccacgacgggaactcctcgaacgCTCCATGTTTTGAGGATACCAGCGCTGTGGGGGCAGACCCACCATATGGACCCCATCTTAACCTGATTGCCTCTGTAGAGACCCTCTCCCCAGATCAGGTCGCATTCGGATGTCCTAGGGGTTAGGCTTCAGCCTCTGAATCcagggaacacaattcaaccaCGATGTCCTCTCACAGGAACCAGCTCCTTAGGTGCCACCATCGTGGGCCCCAGAGGGACAGGCTTCTGAGACCCGCTTCCTGGGAGAAAGCCTGACTTGGGGTCACgcaacctccccccaccccacccccaccaatgTCCCCTCCCCCTCAGGAGCCCACTTAGGGTCTGAAGCCCCCTTTCCACACCCAGGAGGcccaggtgggagggaagggagtgagCTGCTCCTGTCTCAGCTGCCAGTCCGCTTTCCAGGGTTCGTCTAGGGAAGTCTGGCCCCCTGACACGTGGCACCCGGCTTTCCAGGTCTGTCTCACGAGGGCCACCATCAGGAGGTGAAACACACCATTTTGAGTTGCCTTGCAAacaaaaccattttctttttctttctttttttttttttgcttttttaggtgtagcatgtggaggttcccaggctaggggtcaaaccggaacTGCAGCGGccagaagctcacagcaatgctggatcctcaacccactgagtgaggccagggatcgaacccatgtcctcacggatgctagtcagattcgtttctgctgcaccacaataggaactgcccAATTTGTCTATCCTGGACgtttcatataaatggatcaCGCAGTATCTGACCTTGTGCGTCTGGTGTCTTGCTCTCAGCAGTGTGTCCGGGTACCTGTGGATCCGTGTACAAGGCCTTCATTCCTTCTGTTATGGCTGCACGACGTCCCATGCCACGGATGGGgcgcattttatttatccattcatctgctgatggacatttgtttttttccacttttcttttttctttggttttgcccaaggcatgcagaatttctggggccagggaccgaaccagtgCCCCAGCAgtagcaacctcagatccttaacccactgaggcactgGGAAATCCATCCCCCTTCTGGCTCTAATAAATAATGCTGATATTAACATACATGTACACAGTTCTGTggggctggctttttttttttttttctcttgaatgcCACCTAGGAGTGGACTGGCTCAGTCACATGGGAactatgtttttctgtttgtttggtttttggaatttttttttttttttctttttagggctgcacccatggcatatggaggttaccaggctaggggcctaatcggagctacagctgctggcctacaccacagctcatggcaacggggaatccgagccacatctgcgacctaccacagccacagcaacaccagatctgagccagatctgcgacctacaccacagctcacggcaatgccggatccttaacccactgagcgaggccagggatcgaacccgcaacctcatggttcctagtcggattccttaaccactgagccatgacgggaactccctttccctaTTTTCAATTGgtttacttgtctttttattaaGTTCTAAAAGAAGGCTGTATATTTTGTCAAGGAGTGTCTTATTAGATATATCATTTATAAACATTTGTCTCATTTtgtatcttttcacttttaaagattttatttcacttattattattatttggctggCCAAGGTATGCATATGTTCcgggtcaaggatcgaacccgcgtcaCAGCAGTGATCATGGcagttccctaacccactgagccaccaaggaatctctcttttcacttttttgatagtatcttttgAAACACCAAAAGCTTCACATTTTGATTATGAGAATGTACttattgaaaaaagaatgtaggcattcccttcatggctcagtggttaacgaaccccaccgggaaccatgaggttgcgggtttgatccctggccttgctgtgtgggttaaggatcctgcattgcctgagctgtggtgtaggctgcaggtgtggctcagatcctgtgtggctgtggctatggtgtaggccagcggctgtagctccactttgacccaagcctgggaacctccatatgctgcaggtatggccctaaaaagacaataacaacaacaacaataataataatagtgtcaTTGAACTTGCTGTGACATTTTGAGTAGCAGACTTAAGAAAGTCTTATAGGCGGGAGAAGCAGAGGTTTCCCTTGAGGCCCTGGAATGTCAAATGTCAAATGTCACACAGGATGCCCCCACTCCGGGCTCCCTCCACCCAGCTCTTGGGTTCCTCTTCCCTctcattcccctccccccccagctGGTGCCCGTCAAAGCTGGAGCCAACCTCTTCTGCAAAAACAGAGGGATTCAGCTCTGTCAAGTTCCTGCCACCAAATGTGACCCCAAATTCATGAGCGCTCAGAAGAAACAAAGGGCTTTCTCTTCCATCATTTTCATTGTTCTCCTGCTGGGTTAcataagtctttatttttatttgagttgaaattttttttggcccaaaccacagcatatggaagttcccaggccagggagccaaccagcaccacagcagtgacagttaTGGAtgcctaatccactgagccacccgggaactccagaCAAGCCTTCAAAATACAACTTTCCTCCTCCTCATACTTGGAAAGGACCCTGGCAGAGGCCCTGATGGCTTTCTGGTGGCTTAGAAATCTCAGGTCCCAGCTGGGTGAAGACCCCTGGCTGTCGCCCTCCTACTGGTCATGCTGCCTGTGACCAAGGTGGGACACGTCCCCACTCGTCTCGGCTGAGGTTGGGTGACAACCCAAGAAGTGGCCAATACGTGACTCCACCCATGGGGGGACCGCTCTTTACCAAGGCCATCAGCTTGGCTCATAGAGTTTGTGAAGGTGGTACCTGGGACAGCGAACATGGCAGAGACACAGAAACGCCAGGACAAGGAGTCACGGAGCCAACAACCTGGCCGGTCAGGGCCACCCCTTCCAGGGCTTCAAAGGCAGATTCCTGCTCCCATCCCCAGAGGGAGGATTCAGGCTGAGGCCAAGGGGTCTTCACTCTCAAGGTCCCTGGCGCATTCTGATGCGGAAAAGTCCAAAAGCTGAGCTGAAGACACAGAATTCCGGGGGCAGTGGGGGGCAGTGAGGTGGCCCGGCTTCCACCCACTCTGCAGCCAGGACTGATGAGCAGGCAGTGACCCTGGAGCCAGGGAGTTCAGGAGGGAGGCGGCAGGGGCTCAGGTGTGCAGGCGGGGACCGGTGTGTTAGGGACAGGAGGGTGTCCTGTGGGATTCGGGCAGCTCTGGACCAGGGTGGTGACCAGAAAGAAAGGAGGTCCctgggggcaggatgggggcGTATCATCCACGTGGCCACTGGTGTCACCCAGGACCTGGGACACTGGCGCTCAGGGGCAGGCTCAGGGCGGGGTCTGGGGTCCCCACCAACGTGGCCTCGGCGCGAGCGTGATAGGTCAGAACAGCGGGTGGATGGCGGGGCTGGGGTTCAGCTTCCAGATCAGGCCTGTGCTGGAAAGACCCAAACACCCCGGAACAGCTGCTGCTGCCAGGCAGGACTAGGGAGGGCTACAGGGAGTCAGAGGGCTGAactctgggcagggctgggtaTTCCCGGAAAAGGAGTCCTGCGGCGTCCCAGCCGGGACAGAGTCCAGGTTGGGAACCTGGGGACAGGGAAGGAGCCGGCTCACAGGGAGCATTCAGTCCAAGGGCCAGCCCTTGGTCAACACCCTCGGGCGCCTCGGGCCTTAGCGCCATGCCTGCACCCAGCTCCGTCTGGTGGAGCTCTGCCCCAGGGCCCGAGGTTCCCACAGCCGCAGGCCGCCAGGGCCCGCGGGGGGCGATCCCGCCCCTCCCGCGCAGCGCCGGGTCCCCAGTCAGCCTAAGGCGGTGCCCCCCACCAGCAGGGGGAgaaggggcagcaggaggggcGCGGACAGCCGCCCCGGCCCCTGATTGATCTCGCACTGACAATCGCAGGCCCCAGGCTGAAGGGTGGCTTTGGGGGGCCTGGGGGCGCGGGGCCCGGCGCTGGGGGCGGGGCAGTCCAGCCACTTGGGACCCATGGGCTGCGGCGAGTCCGGCTCCGCCTTGACGCTGCCCTTGGGGAAGCGCCAGTAGTGGGCGCCCTTGAAGAAGTAGGTGTCGCCTGCGGGGAGGGAGCAGACGCTGCCGGGGGCGGGTCCAGGCCTGCCAGCCCCCCGCCCGCGCGCCGCCTCTCGCCCCTGCTCCCCGCAGCCCCGACCGACCCGGCcccgcgcacgcgcgcgcgctcGCACCTGTGTTGCTGACGGTGACATCGTCGGGGGCGTGCGGCGCCCCCTCCCAGAGGCTCAGGTCGCGCGGGTAGCCGGGGTCGGGGCTCGCCGCCGCCTCGTCGTAGCGCCAGTAGCGCTGGCCCCGGACCAGGTAGGTCTTCCCGTTGAGCGGCCAGGAGAACACGGCGTCCACCTGCTCTTGCGGGGGCAGCCCCAGCTCGGTGAGCGGCCGCGGGGCGCCCTCTAGCCGCCGGTCCTGGAACACCCAGAACTGCGGGCCTGCGGGGAGCGCGACCCCGTGAGCTGCGCGGCTCGCGCCAGGCCCCAGCGCCCCCAACCGGGCACCCGCTCACCGCTAAAGAGGAGGATCCGGCCGTCCGGGTGCCGGGCGTAGGCGGCCTGGATGACCTGCACCTGGGCGGGCAGCCCCTCCCAGAAGCGGTGGAGTCGGGCGGGCCGGGGAGACACCAGCTGGCCCGAGGGCTGCAGGCGCCAGAACCAGGGGCCTGCGGGGCAGAACGGGTGGGCGGGAGGGcatgggaagaggcaggaggtCCTCTCTCCCTCGTCCTCACCCCCAGTCTGTGTGTGGGACACGGGGCTACGTCTCCCCTTCCACTCTGGG
It encodes the following:
- the LOC106509717 gene encoding uncharacterized protein LOC106509717 isoform X11, translated to MVIQCDSGAASLAPEGPKAEPPGASTGPCLPLWVRPGWGRPWLRSTVSGTASERKGQCLFLSWQLSPAPRKISQCGFAQIWVEMHQRVDTFLQNLFEDNMQVAGHHPLLSPPGWGKDGLSEELLGAFDTQLENDDDSVELALMKLEDGLSEDLLGAFDAQLENDDSQLGSSRRGAVVNESD
- the LOC106509717 gene encoding uncharacterized protein LOC106509717 isoform X10, yielding MVIQCDSGAASLAPEGPKAEPPGASTGPCLPLWVRPGWGRPWLRSTVSGTASERKGQCLFLSWQLSPAPRKISQCGFAQIWVEMHQRVDTFLQNLFEDNMQVAGHHPLLSPPGWGKDGLSEELLGAFDTQLENDDDSVELALMKLEDGLSEDLLGAFDAQLENDDSNPVLCSTKSGRESVLESEGLLATTSHIMR
- the LOC106509717 gene encoding uncharacterized protein LOC106509717 isoform X4, coding for MSGRDSASLSRGLRPQTPRGSVLRPPISPPPRSPCISHTNPQAQPCILPKSGSTPTPTPPFPHKHKHPASPPWGGSPSPVSPPRSSVAALWGQQKPLRSSGCRISSCWISQCGFAQIWVEMHQRVDTFLQNLFEDNMQVAGHHPLLSPPGWGKDGLSEELLGAFDTQLENDDDSVELALMKLEDGLSEDLLGAFDAQLENDDSNPVLCSTKSGRESVLESEGLLATTSHIMR
- the LOC106509717 gene encoding uncharacterized protein LOC106509717 isoform X3, producing MSGRDSASLSRGLRPQTPRGSVLRPPISPPPRSPCISHTNPQAQPCILPKSGSTPTPTPPFPHKHKHPASPPWGGSPSPVSPPRSSVAALWGQQKPLRSSGCRISSCWISQCGFAQIWVEMHQRVDTFLQNLFEDNMQVAGHHPLLSPPGWGKDGLSEELLGAFDTQLENDDDSQVELALMKLEDGLSEDLLGAFDAQLENDDSNPVLCSTKSGRESVLESEGLLATTSHIMR
- the LOC106509717 gene encoding uncharacterized protein LOC106509717 isoform X9 gives rise to the protein MVIQCDSGAASLAPEGPKAEPPGASTGPCLPLWVRPGWGRPWLRSTVSGTASERKGQCLFLSWQLSPAPRKISQCGFAQIWVEMHQRVDTFLQNLFEDNMQVAGHHPLLSPPGWGKDGLSEELLGAFDTQLENDDDSQVELALMKLEDGLSEDLLGAFDAQLENDDSNPVLCSTKSGRESVLESEGLLATTSHIMR
- the LOC106509717 gene encoding uncharacterized protein LOC106509717 isoform X12, whose product is MHQRVDTFLQNLFEDNMQVAGHHPLLSPPGWGKDGLSEELLGAFDTQLENDDDSVELALMKLEDGLSEDLLGAFDAQLENDDSNPVLCSTKSGRESVLESEGLLATTSHIMR
- the LOC106509717 gene encoding uncharacterized protein LOC106509717 isoform X8; the protein is MVIQCDSGAASLAPEGPKAEPPGASTGPCLPLWVRPGWGRPWLRSTVSGTASERKGQCLFLSWQLSPAPRKISQCGFAQIWVEMHQRVDTFLQNLFEDNMQVAGHHPLLSPPGWGKDGLSEELLGAFDTQLENDDDSVELALMKLEDGLSEDLLGAFDAQLENDDSVSLSCCLRPSPLPIVLVLPRADRAPLRPGALPSIP
- the LOC106509717 gene encoding uncharacterized protein LOC106509717 isoform X6; this encodes MSGRDSASLSRGLRPQTPRGSVLRPPISPPPRSPCISHTNPQAQPCILPKSGSTPTPTPPFPHKHKHPASPPWGGSPSPVSPPRSSVAALWGQQKPLRSSGCRISSCWISQCGFAQIWVEMHQRVDTFLQNLFEDNMQVAGHHPLLSPPGWGKDGLSEELLGAFDTQLENDDDSQVELALMKLEDGLSEDLLGAFDAQLENDDSTWLGSRVAVSLE
- the LOC106509717 gene encoding uncharacterized protein LOC106509717 isoform X5 — encoded protein: MVIQCDSGAASLAPEGPKAEPPGASTGPCLPLWVRPGWGRPWLRSTVSGTASERKGQCLFLSWQLSPAPRKISQCGFAQIWVEMHQRVDTFLQNLFEDNMQVAGHHPLLSPPGWGKDGLSEELLGAFDTQLENDDDSQVELALMKLEDGLSEDLLGAFDAQLENDDSGETPSLRVQTFAQEDNPALSMEPGRRPGQELWRGLDSLSPLPLGWRDLCTSCSGEWGVL
- the LOC106509717 gene encoding uncharacterized protein LOC106509717 isoform X7 is translated as MSGRDSASLSRGLRPQTPRGSVLRPPISPPPRSPCISHTNPQAQPCILPKSGSTPTPTPPFPHKHKHPASPPWGGSPSPVSPPRSSVAALWGQQKPLRSSGCRISSCWISQCGFAQIWVEMHQRVDTFLQNLFEDNMQVAGHHPLLSPPGWGKDGLSEELLGAFDTQLENDDDSVELALMKLEDGLSEDLLGAFDAQLENDDSTWLGSRVAVSLE
- the LOC106509717 gene encoding uncharacterized protein LOC106509717 isoform X1, which encodes MSGRDSASLSRGLRPQTPRGSVLRPPISPPPRSPCISHTNPQAQPCILPKSGSTPTPTPPFPHKHKHPASPPWGGSPSPVSPPRSSVAALWGQQKPLRSSGCRISSCWISQCGFAQIWVEMHQRVDTFLQNLFEDNMQVAGHHPLLSPPGWGKDGLSEELLGAFDTQLENDDDSQVELALMKLEDGLSEDLLGAFDAQLENDDSGETPSLRVQTFAQEDNPALSMEPGRRPGQELWRGLDSLSPLPLGWRDLCTSCSGEWGVL
- the LOC106509717 gene encoding uncharacterized protein LOC106509717 isoform X2; this encodes MSGRDSASLSRGLRPQTPRGSVLRPPISPPPRSPCISHTNPQAQPCILPKSGSTPTPTPPFPHKHKHPASPPWGGSPSPVSPPRSSVAALWGQQKPLRSSGCRISSCWISQCGFAQIWVEMHQRVDTFLQNLFEDNMQVAGHHPLLSPPGWGKDGLSEELLGAFDTQLENDDDSVELALMKLEDGLSEDLLGAFDAQLENDDSGETPSLRVQTFAQEDNPALSMEPGRRPGQELWRGLDSLSPLPLGWRDLCTSCSGEWGVL